The Archocentrus centrarchus isolate MPI-CPG fArcCen1 chromosome 7, fArcCen1, whole genome shotgun sequence genome window below encodes:
- the LOC115783733 gene encoding urotensin-2-like, which translates to MKCNHLLSWAFVLVASGPLLAHPITESAELPYPGPVSVEDRGISSLDDLPLSEQDGTGLRYSTLISGEINRDGVRTTGLLPRGIKREVLLEKQSLLNPFSHALGIRKQFRKRGGNSECFWKYCV; encoded by the exons ATGAAGTGTAACCATCTTCTCTCCTGGGCCTTTGTGCTTGTGGCCTCGGGCCCACTGTTGGCCCACCCCATTACAGAATCTGCTGAGCTGCCATATCCAGGACCTG TATCAGTGGAGGACCGAGGAATCAGCAGCCTGGATGATCTGCCTCTCTCAGAGCAGGATGGTACGGGTCTTAGATATTCCACCCTAATATCTGGCGAAATCAACAGAGATG gtGTCAGAACAACAGGTCTGCTTCCTAGAGGGATCAAGAGAGAA GTCCTGTTGGAGAAACAAAGTCTCCTAAATCCTTTCAGCCATGCGCTGGGCATTCGGAAACAGTTCAGGAAGAGAGGAGGGAATTCGGAGTGTTTCTGGAAGTACTGTGTCTAA